In the genome of Candoia aspera isolate rCanAsp1 chromosome 4, rCanAsp1.hap2, whole genome shotgun sequence, the window ACAAATGTTACTAAGATGTACAGGATTTGTAAACCTTGTGCATCTATATTGTAAAGTATTTAATCTCATGGTCTTTTTAAGTCTGAAACTGCCAAATGAATTCTGACTGCATCTATCCAATTAAAATGGCATCCAGGCCTCAGTGCTCTAAATTTTACCTCATTGATAGAACATATGAGTGTCCTGGAACTATTTTTCCCTTCACTGTCTCACTTTAAGGTTCCTTTCCTTTTATGGATTACATTCTGGACAGCCTTTTTGACCTCGGCATTCCGGATTGTGTATATGAAAGGATTCAGCATTGGGGTAAGGGTGGTGTTCAGGACTGCCACAGTCCTTGTCAAGCGGGATGAGGACTGGATGTTGGGCCTCACGTACATGAAGGCAAGAGCACCGTATAATATGGACACTACCACCAGGTGAGATATGCAGGTGGAAAAAGCCTTCCTCCGCCCTACAGCAGAAGGAATGCGCAGGATGGTGACAATGATGAAAATGTAGGACACAATCATGAGGAGCAAGGTCATAATAACAACTATAAAGGCTGTCAACAGACTGAGAGATTCAATGAGATGGGTATCAGCACAGGCAAGGTTCAGAAGAGGACCAGTATCACAGAAGAAATGATCAATAATATTAGACCCACAGAATGGCAATGTCCAAACAATACAATAATGAAAAAAGATAACCACAAATGCAGCATACCAAGTGGCCAAAGACATTTGAATGCACACATGCTTGGACATAATGATTGGATACTGAAGGGGCTTGCAGATGGCCAGATAGCGGTCAAAGGCCATAGCTGTGAGGATGAAGAGCTCGGTACTgccaaagcagaaatggaaaaatccTTGGGCCAGGCAGCGGTGGAAACCAATGGTGGTCTTTGTTTGAATAAGTGTCTGTAGCAATTTGGGTACAACAGTTGTGGTATAGCAGATCTCCAGGAAAGCCAGGTTGCTCAGGAAGATGTACATGGGTGTCTGAAGCCTTGGCTCAATTGCTACAATGATGAGGATGAATCCATTCCCCAGGATGGTTACAAGGTACATGAATAAACCCACCACAAAGAAGACTTGGTGAAGGTCATACAGAAAAGGAATCCCCAGTAGGATAAATTCAGTCACTCTGGACATATTGCTAGACTCCATCATGGCAAAATTGTCAGCGATTTCTCTGCCATAGCTCAGATGACATCTAGCATTTCCAAAATCAGTCCTAATGTGTGGATAtgataaaaaaggaaagagataaagaaaagaaaaatcccaagGGAGGAAATCAGGGTGTTGGAAGGAAGCACAATGTATTTTAATCTCCTAAAATTGTATCTTTATCTAAATGTGTATGTCTTGAAAGTGACTGTTTACCAGTGTGATAACATCTACAAATTTAAACTAAATaggtattgtattttattatttttttaggtcACACATCTTTTAATACCAGTCAGATCAGTTTCTGAATGCTTTAGAAGCAAAGTGAAACAAAGACCAAAGTATTAGGCGAAACATCACTATGATAAGGCCAAAATTCAGGTGCATAACATACTATATTTCACTGTTTGGACTGTTATTTCAGAAGTGACATTGaccatcttcttccttcctgaAATAGAAAAAGAGCATAATTAAGGAGAAAGATATCTCACTGAATAGAGGAGGGTGGGCTATTTTTTGAGTGTGGCATAACTTTTTGGCATACAGGATTGATATCTAAAATCTCAGATGGGAATAGTGTTTACCTGCTCAGATTATGATgaataaaaaaccaaaataaagagTAAAAAAGTATACTCCTGCCAATAATAATATACTTCTTATATTAATTTAATCTAAATAATTGGGAAAAATCCAAAGGATTCCCGAATTCCTAAACATTATCTGCTCAAGTCGTCAACAGGTTGCAGACAGTAGCCCACTTTAAGTTTTCAAAGAGTAACTATTTTCTCTCACttcacagcagcctttctcaactttttgaccctggagaaacccttgaaatacctttcaggcctcagggaatcgctgcacattcagcctcaaatatagcccagaatttacaaaattactacatttgtttcatgtgtaggcctgtatatatgtactaacagtgttcttaaactaaacaataaagaatgaaacttacctctttaatgtgaagttgcccaaattcgaaatatttttttaaataaattgtggtcttccagggaacccctagctacctcttgtggaacccaagggtgtcacggaaccctggctgagaaaccctgcgtTACTGGGATATTCTTTAAAAAGGACAAGCATGGATTTATTTATCTGTAGTGCTCCATCAATCAAATAGGGCAGCCAATCCCAAATTGTAGGCTCTTCAAAAGATGGAGCAGGCTGGATCCttcttctctctgtgtgtctctctgCCTCTCAGACCGTCACACCCACCAATGCTGGAATGAGTGTGCCTATGGAATTCCTGCTCCTCCTGG includes:
- the LOC134497108 gene encoding olfactory receptor 6X1-like; protein product: MESSNMSRVTEFILLGIPFLYDLHQVFFVVGLFMYLVTILGNGFILIIVAIEPRLQTPMYIFLSNLAFLEICYTTTVVPKLLQTLIQTKTTIGFHRCLAQGFFHFCFGSTELFILTAMAFDRYLAICKPLQYPIIMSKHVCIQMSLATWYAAFVVIFFHYCIVWTLPFCGSNIIDHFFCDTGPLLNLACADTHLIESLSLLTAFIVVIMTLLLMIVSYIFIIVTILRIPSAVGRRKAFSTCISHLVVVSILYGALAFMYVRPNIQSSSRLTRTVAVLNTTLTPMLNPFIYTIRNAEVKKAVQNVIHKRKGTLK